One Triticum dicoccoides isolate Atlit2015 ecotype Zavitan chromosome 3B, WEW_v2.0, whole genome shotgun sequence genomic window, CGATCACGAAGGACGCTGAAGCTGCGGCTGCCAGACAACAGACCTGACCGCCGCGCCGTCCGCATGGACGAGGATTTCTGGACTTCCGCGTGGTCGCGGCAGCAGTGAGGGCAGCGATGACCTCGGCAGACCGAGCTTCCCCGGCGCCAGCCATTAGCCGGATTACCACTAGCCGCCGGTCATGCCCGTCCCTGGGCCCCACCCGCACATCACGGATCAGGGGCCAGCGGATCCAGATCATTGGCGGGACCGCGCGCGGGAGGACGACGACCTGGCCACATGGCCCAACGACGCCGCGCGGCGGCGACGGGCTATGATCCAAGCCGCAGCATAGAACCCTACAGCGGCGAGCACCTCCGCCTCCGCCAAGCAGCTCCTCTCGATGCCGTTGTCGTCTGCGCTTGCAGAGTAGGTAGGCTGGAGCCACCACAGACCCTCCACCTTTGGTGAAAGGGCAGCGCCGCAGCCGTTGTCGCACCTGCGGCTGGCAACGACGGCGGCAAGTACAGATCTGGGAAGGATGTGCTGCTGGCTAGGTTCGATGGGACCTCCGGAGTCGCCCGAGCGTGCTACCCGGGAGGCAGTTTTTCTCCAGTATATTCTGCCTGTATATTCTGCCTGTTTTATTGGTGTTTTATTGGGTAGCGGGAAATGGCGAGTTTGAATTTATAACTTCTTGTTGCCGGTACCTGGGGGCGTGGCTGGGAACTAGATCGCCCCAGGACCCAAAAACCGCTGGTCGAGGGGTCAAAATAGCGTCGACTGGTGTGctagggggccgaacggctggagatgctctaacacccTCCGGTCCTGATGCCGCTGGTAGATGCCCGCATTGAACCCTTTGGTTCCCGGCGCTATTGAAGGCCACGTTCTGAATAGGGCCTTGGTAACTTCGGCTTCCTCAAAAGGACGCATTAAACTGTCATTCCTACTCCTTGGTACATGGTCCAGAACAGCCTCTACATCTAGCACTGCCGGAGCGGTATATAACTCGGTATAAAAACTTTGCACCTCAGCTTTCATATCTTCTTTCGCCTCACACACGGAACCATAAGCAGCTATCAAACAAGTGATTCTGTTGTGACTTCTTCTCGTTGAAGCTTGTGCGTGAAAGAACCCGGTATTCCGGTCCCCATCTCCTTGAGTCAATCTACTCATGGTAGGAGATTAGTAGCTAAATCATCTTTTAATTGAGAGAAGGCAAAGCCTTTTTCGGGTTTCTGTTTTCTGCACCTCAACAGTTATCCTATGTTCCATTTTTAAAATAGCATCATTGTCATTGTATATCATTTAGTTGGATATATATTACGGGGCTCCAGAACAAAGTTTACGGGATTAATGAGATATTTTACCTCCATTGGTTGACCCACTATAAGTTTGGGCCCGTTGGTTCACATTTTTGCTAAGTATATTATTCCGCACACATGGCATCAGTTTGTCGGTTGCGCCGCGAGCTCTTCCAAGCAGCCCGCGAGTATCTTCTTTGCAGACAAAAATACGTGCTATCAAGTGATGTActctctccgtccggaaatacttgtcatcaaaatgaataaaagaggatatactagatgtattttagttttagatacatctctttttgtccattttgatgacaagtattttcggacggagggagtactatgtttgGTGGTATATATCATCTTCGCTCCGCCGTCCCTCTTACTACCTCTTCACTCTTGACACGAGTCACAAATCCCTACAGCTCGAGTTCACGTGCCGGTCTATTTCCACTGCGCAGACGTACCCGACAATGATTACTTCTACACGCCCATACACGGGAACCAGAGCAAATTAAGCTGCTGCTGCATTGCATGTAAACGTACAAAAGTCGTGCAATAATGCAATAAAAAGGCAGAGACAACAGATGGATGTGTACAATCCAAATGGGGGCCATGAGAGGTGCCCCATACCAACCCTCGATCTACTATAAGCCAGTGCTAGCTGCTCCTAGTTACCACACTCTCGTCCACGGCTCCCAGCACACACGGAGTAGCTAAGCAGCCATGGGCAGAAAGGAGTGCATCTCTCTAGCAATCCTCGCGCTTGTACTGCTCGCTGGCCCGGGCGCAAAGGCAACGGCCTTTGCCGGCGGCGCCGCCAGCATGGACGCGGCGGTGGCGGTGCGGCAGGTCATGCCAACGTCGTCAATCAAGCTGGAGGACGGCGTGGCGCCTGAGCTTGCAGTGGTCCTGGAGATGCACCGCCGCGTCCTCATGGACAGCTTCGGCAACAGCGTCTACAACAGCGACACGCAACGCCGCCTTAAAGCTCCGTGCATCGCCGGAGGGCCGTACAGCGGCGGCCTCCGGGGATGCAACCCACGTTACGGGTGCGTCCCTATGTAACAGAATGGACCAGCACTACATACGGGCGTCAGTGCAACCTCCTTCCTgcactttccctttttcatttccaTGTTGCATTTCAGTAGCACCGTTGCTATCGCCTTGTACATTGAAACTACCAGGGTCGTGTTTGTATTGTACGGTTGTGAATAGACACGGTTGTACCATCCGACTGATGGTCGAAAGTCGAGGTTATCTTACATCCAGTTTGCAATTGAACACGAGTAAAAACAGTTTGTGATTCTTCTTGGCACAAGAACGTAGGTTTTGAATCAAAGTCCTTGTAAAGTAGTACGAGAAAGGGACCTACACTGTTTAGCATGCGGTAGGAATTTTTGTGTGTTTCGGAACAGTTTATTCTTTCATGTCCCTCCTCGTACCACCAAACCAGCCAGACCGCCTCCGAGTGCCATTGTGACACCGTNNNNNNNNNNNNNNNNNNNNNNNNNNNNNNNNNNNNNNNNNNNNNNNNNNNNNNNNNNNNNNNNNNNNNNNNNNNNNNNNNNNNNNNNNNNNNNNNNNNNNNNNNNNNNNNNNNNNNNNNNNNNNNNNNNNNNNNNNNNNNNNNNNNNNNNNNNNNNNNNNNNNNNNNNNNNNNNNNNNNNNNNNNNNNNNNNNNNNNNNNNNNNNNNNNNNNNNNNNNNNNNNNNNNNNNNNNNNNNNNNNNNNNNNNNNNNNNNNNNNNNNNNNNNNNNNNNNNNNNNNNNNNNNNNNNNNNNNNNNNNNNNNNNNNNNNNNNNNNNNNNNNNNNNNNNNNNNNNNNNNNNNNNNNNNNNNNNNNNNNNNNNNNNNNNNNNNNNNNNNNNNNNNNNNNNNNNNNNNNNNNNNNNNNNNNNNNNNNNNNNNNNNNNNNNNNNNNNNNNNNNNNNNNNNNNNNNNNNNNNNNNNNNNNNNNNNNNNNNNNNNNNNNNNNNNNNNNNNGCCCGTCCCTCCCCCCTTAATCCAATCACGACTTGACAAATCAGTATCACCCTGTAAAACGCGACCTCACAGTCATCTTCTACTTTAGCCAACCGGTACACCTACTAGCTGCTAGTGATTGACTATAGCGCGACTTAGTTTAAGAACCACCGCCGCAGCGCTACTTATCTCGTTTAGTTTGTTGAATTATTTGAAAACATTGATGAAAAAGGTGAATGTATGGACAAAAAATATAGAAAATTTGGATAGTTGACAAACATGCATAAAAAAGTTGGCAAATGTAAAAAAGGTTCATGTATTCAAATAAGTTCACGAATTCAAAGACAAAAGTTCATGAAATAGAAAAAAAGGGCACAAATTTTGTAAAAAAGGTTCACAACAATGAAAACGACcatgagtttgaaaaaagttcacagatttgaaaaaagttcatcgaatttgaaaaaaagttcactgaatttataaaaagttcatgaaatttgagaaaagttcatttgatttgaaatagagttcatcggatttgaaaattcttcatcaaatttgaaaaaagttcatcgaatttgaaaaaagttcactgaaATTGGAAAAAGTTCGTCgaattaaaaaaagttcattgaatttgaaaaagagttcatcgaatttgaaaattcCTAattaaatttt contains:
- the LOC119282428 gene encoding uncharacterized protein LOC119282428; the encoded protein is MGRKECISLAILALVLLAGPGAKATAFAGGAASMDAAVAVRQVMPTSSIKLEDGVAPELAVVLEMHRRVLMDSFGNSVYNSDTQRRLKAPCIAGGPYSGGLRGCNPRYGCVPM